The segment CGACCCAAAACGGCTTGCTTAAGCTGGTGGGTAAAAGAAAGAGACTTTTGAATTACCTGCAAAACACCGATATAAACAGGTATCGTGCAATACTTGCAGAGTTAGATTTGAGGAAATAACATTCAATATTTAGCATAGGGGAATCTGAATCAAGGTTCCCTTTTTGCATTTTTAACCTTTTATTCCTGCGTGCCCTTTCGTGGCAAGCATTAACCCGATTTTTTATGACATTAACTGTAACATCAAAAAGCTGCAAACTCCCTGATGGACGGGAGATCACACTCGAAACAGGCAAAATGGCCCGTCAGGCCGATGGATCTGTAGTATTGAAAATGGGCAACACCATGCTGCTCGCAACTGTTGTTGCAAAAGAAGACGTAAACGAAGGTGTGGATTTCATGCCCTTGTCGGTAGACTATCAAGAGAAATTTGCCTCAACTGGTAAAATACCTGGTGGATTTTTGAAACGTGAAAGTAAATTATCCGATTACGAGATACTGATTAGCCGCCTGGTTGACAGGGCTTTGCGGCCGTTATTCCCAAGCGATTTTCATGCTGAAACTCAAGTAAATATTTTCCTTATCTCAGGGGATTCCAACGCCCTACCTGATTCATTGGCTGCTTTTGCTGCCTCCACTGCACTATCGATATCCGACATCCCATGGGGTGGACCCATATCCGAAGTTCGTGTGGCCCGCGTAGACGGAAAATTTGTGATCAACCCAACCCTTGCCGATAAGGAAAGGGCAGATATCGACCTGATTGTTGCTGCCTCCATTGACAATATCTTGATGGTTGAGGGTGAGATGAAAGAGGTAAGCGAAGATGAAATGCTTGAAGCATTGAAGTTGGCCCATGAGGCCATTAAAGTTCAATGCCAGGTGCAACTTGAACTGGCTAAAGAATTAGGCAAAACCGAAAAACGCACGTATTGCCATGAGGTAAACGATGAAGCACTTCGCGAAGAATTGAATTCGCTGCTGTACCCTAAAGTTTATGCTGTTGCCAAACAGCAGATCAAGAACAAGAAAGAAAGGGGCAAGGCATTCAAAAAAATCATTGAAGATTACTTGGCTTCTTTACCAGAAGATTCAGCCATCAATAAAGATTTGGTAAAGCGCTATTATCACGATATTGAGAAGAAAGCTGCCCGCGACCTTGTGCTTAATGAAGGAATTCGTTTAGATGGTCGTAACACTAAGGAGATCAGGCAAATACTTAGTGAAATTGATATTTTACCTTCGGCACATGGCTCAGCGCTTTTCACACGTGGTGAAACACAATCGCTTACCACCGTTACGTTGGGTACCAAGCTTGACGAGCAGATGATTGACGGGGCTATGTTTGAAGGATCGAACAAGTTTATACTGCATTATAATTTTCCGGGTTTCTCAACCGGTGAGGTAAAGCCGAACCGAGGTCCAGGAAGAAGGGAAGTTGGCCATGGTAACCTTGCTTTGCGCGGGTTGAAACAAGTTCTCCCGTCAGATGCTGAAAACCCGTACACTATCCGCGTGGTATCCGACATTCTTGAATCCAATGGGTCATCTTCAATGGCTACAGTTTGTGCCGGATCATTGGCTTTGATGGACTCCGGTATACCGGTAAAGGGACCTGTTTCAGGTATCGCCATGGGCATGATTTCCGATTCTAAAACCGGTAAGTATGCTATCCTATCCGACATTCTTGGTGATGAAGACCACCTTGGGGATATGGACTTTAAAACTACCGGCACCGAAAAAGGGCTTACCGCTTGCCAAATGGATTTAAAGGTTGATGGCCTGACCTACGATGTGCTCAAAGAAGCGCTTCTTCAGGCCAAGGAAGGCCGCCTTCATATTCTTAACGAAATGAAGAAGACCTTATCAGCCCCTAAGGCTGAACTTAAGCCACATACGCCTCGTGCTGAAACCGTAGTTATTGAAAAAGAAATGATCGGTGCAGTCATTGGTCCGGGCGGAAAGGTTGTTCAGGACATACAAAATACAACTGGTGCAACCGTGGTTATTGAAGAAGTTAACGGAAAGGGTATTGTTAATGTATTTGCTACCAGTAAAGAAATAATGGATGCCGCCTTAAGGCGCATAAAGGCCATTGTTGCCGTGCCTGAAATCGGGCAGGTATATGATGGTAAAGTTAAGTCCATTATGCCCTTTGGTGCCTTTGTAGAATTTATGCCAGGCAAAGATGGTTTGCTGCATATTTCGGAAATAAAGTGGGAACGCCTGGAAAGCATGGAAGGTGTAATGGAAGTCGGTGAGGAGGTTAAAGTGAAACTGGTTGAGGTTGATAAGAAAACGGGTAAGTTCAGGTTGTCACGTAAAGCATTGTTACCTAAGCCATCAAAACCCGAGGCCGCGAAAACTGAATAATTTCCCCGCTTGTTGACAGGAACTATCTTTGTGCTCTATATTGTTACACCACTTAACATTTAGGACCTGATGAGGCAGCTTAAGATCAGCAAGCAGATCACCAATCGCGAAAGCCAGTCTCTTGATAAGTACCTTCAGGAGATTGGTAAGGTTGATTTGCTTACCCCGGATGAAGAAGTTGATTTAGCCAAACGTATAAAGGCAGGTGATCAAATTGCCCTGGAGAAACTCACAAAGGCAAACCTTCGCTTTGTTGTATCGGTAGCCAAGCAATACCAAAACCAAGGTTTGTCCTTAGGCGATTTGATCAACGAAGGCAACCTAGGTTTGATCAAGGCTGCGCAACGCTTTGATGAAACGCGGGGCTTCAAGTTTATATCGTATGCCGTTTGGTGGATTCGCCAATCCATACTACAGGCCTTGGCCGAACAATCCCGTATCGTAAGGCTACCGTTGAACCGCGTGGGTTCGCTCAACAAAATTTCCAAAACATTTTCTGAGTTGGAGCAGAAGTATGAACGAGAGCCCTCTCCGGAAGAACTTGCTGAAGTATTGGATGTAACCACTGCTGAAGTTGTTGACACCATGAAGATTTCCGGGCGACACGTGTCCATGGATGCACCGTTTGTTCAAGGTGAAGAAAATAGTTTGCTTGATGTACTTGAAAACGACAGTGAAGAAACCCCTGATTCGGGATTGATGAACGATTCGCTCCGGAAGGAAGTTCAGCGTGCATTATCAACACTTACCCAACGCGAGGCAGATGTTATTACGCTTTATTTTGGGTTGAATGGTGAACACGCCATGACCCTCGAAGAGATTGGGGAGAAGTTTAACCTTACCCGCGAACGGGTACGCCAGATCAAAGAAAAGGCCATACGAAGACTTCGCCACACCTCAAGAAGTAAGGCTTTAAAACCTTACTTAGGTTAATAATACATAAAAGCATTTAATTTGAAGGGTCTCAAAGAAATGAGGGGGGCCTTTCTTTTAACCCTAAAAATTTATGTCAGAGAAAGTTAAAGTATTGATTATCGGTTCGGGGCCTGCAGGTTACACCGCTGCCATCTATGCTGCCCGTGCCGGGCTTAATCCTGTTTTGTATACGGGCGGCCAGCCCGGAGGGCAGTTGACTACGACAAACGATGTTGAGAATTTCCCCGGTTACCCGGATGGGATTAACGGTCCTCAAATGATGGTTGATTTACAAAAGCAAGCCGAACGTTTTGGTACGAAAATAAATTACGGACTGGTTACATCGGTTGACTTCTCCGGTTATCCGCACACGGTGACTATAGATGATAAAGATGTGGTTGAGGCAGAAACAGTGATTATTGCCACGGGCGCTACTGCAAAGTACCTGGGTATCCCCTCTGAAGAGAAATTTGCCAATCGTGGAGTTTCGGCTTGTGCAGTTTGTGATGGCTATTTTTATAGGGGAAAAGAAGTGGCCGTAGTAGGAGCAGGCGATTCGGCTGCCGAAGAATCAACCTATCTGGCGAAGTTGTGCACAAAAGTTCACTTGATTGTGAGACGTGATGAGATGCGCGCATCTAAAATCATGCAGGCACGTGTTAAAAATACACCCAACATAGAAATTCATTGGAATACCGAAACCGAAGAAATTTTAGGCGATGGTACCGGGGTTACTGGTGTTCGCGTGGTGAATAACAAAACCGGTGCAAAGAAAGAATTGCCAATACAAGGATTCTTTTTGGCGATCGGGCACAAGCCTAACACCGATATTTTTAAAGACTATATAGAAATGGATGAAACCGGCTACATAAAAGTGCAGCCCGGTAGTACAAGAACAAACGTTGAAGGCGTGTTCGCGGTAGGCGATGCAGCCGATAAAATATACCGGCAGGCAGTTACTGCAGCAGGAACAGGTTGCATGGGTGCACTGGATGCCGAAAAATTCCTGGCTGCGCGCGAGGCTGAATTGGTCAGTTAATTTAATTATAAATGAAACTTGATATCCTTGTACTGGCTGCACACCCCGATGATGCAGAATTGTGCTGTGCCGGTACAATAGCCAGGCATATCAGTCTCGGCCATAAAGTTGGCATTGTGGATTTTACACGAGGTGAATTGGGCACGCGTGGCACGCCCGAACTTCGCGAAAAGGAAGCTGCCAAAGCCTCTGAAATCCTAAAACTATCTGTCCGTGAAAATTTAGGCCTTGCCGATGGTTTTTTTCAAAATGATGAGTTGCACCAGCGAAAGGTTATAACTGCAATCCGTAAATACCAACCCGCAATTGTGTTGGCCAATGCCATTCACGACCGCCATTCCGATCATGGGAGGGCGGCTGCTTTAGCAGCAGATGCCTGCTTTTTGGCTGGGCTGGCCAAGATCGAAACCCATTCCCATGGGCTTCAACAAGCCCCCTGGAGACCGAAGGCAGTTTATCATTATATCCAAAGTCAGTTTATTGAGCCCGATTTTATCGTTGATATTTCAGATTTCTGGGAAGTAAAAATGGCTTCGTACCTGGCCTACAAAAGCCAGATGTACGATCCGCAAAGCACAGAACCTGAAACCTACATATCTAAACCAGAATTTCTTAAGCTCATTGAGGCACGCGCAATAGAGTTTGGTCATGCCATTGGTGTTAACTATGGCGAAGGCTTCACACTCCGCAGGTATCCTGGGGTGCGAAACCTTTTTGATCTGATATAAGATATAATAGTAGGTTTTTGTCAAGGAGCCAACCTGCTGATGGACCATGTGTTATTGGCTTTAGCATAAAGTATCCTGTCATGTAAGCGGCTTGGCCTGCCTTGCCAAAATTCAATCATTAATGGATCGACCGCATAACCGCCCCATTGCCTGGGGCGTGGTAGCGGATCCTGATGCTCAAATCGTTTCTCCATTTGTTTTACGCGTTCTTCCAATATTGCCCGGTTGGCAATAACATGGCTTTGTGGTGATGAC is part of the Cyclobacteriaceae bacterium genome and harbors:
- the pnp gene encoding polyribonucleotide nucleotidyltransferase is translated as MTLTVTSKSCKLPDGREITLETGKMARQADGSVVLKMGNTMLLATVVAKEDVNEGVDFMPLSVDYQEKFASTGKIPGGFLKRESKLSDYEILISRLVDRALRPLFPSDFHAETQVNIFLISGDSNALPDSLAAFAASTALSISDIPWGGPISEVRVARVDGKFVINPTLADKERADIDLIVAASIDNILMVEGEMKEVSEDEMLEALKLAHEAIKVQCQVQLELAKELGKTEKRTYCHEVNDEALREELNSLLYPKVYAVAKQQIKNKKERGKAFKKIIEDYLASLPEDSAINKDLVKRYYHDIEKKAARDLVLNEGIRLDGRNTKEIRQILSEIDILPSAHGSALFTRGETQSLTTVTLGTKLDEQMIDGAMFEGSNKFILHYNFPGFSTGEVKPNRGPGRREVGHGNLALRGLKQVLPSDAENPYTIRVVSDILESNGSSSMATVCAGSLALMDSGIPVKGPVSGIAMGMISDSKTGKYAILSDILGDEDHLGDMDFKTTGTEKGLTACQMDLKVDGLTYDVLKEALLQAKEGRLHILNEMKKTLSAPKAELKPHTPRAETVVIEKEMIGAVIGPGGKVVQDIQNTTGATVVIEEVNGKGIVNVFATSKEIMDAALRRIKAIVAVPEIGQVYDGKVKSIMPFGAFVEFMPGKDGLLHISEIKWERLESMEGVMEVGEEVKVKLVEVDKKTGKFRLSRKALLPKPSKPEAAKTE
- a CDS encoding RNA polymerase sigma factor RpoD/SigA, which codes for MRQLKISKQITNRESQSLDKYLQEIGKVDLLTPDEEVDLAKRIKAGDQIALEKLTKANLRFVVSVAKQYQNQGLSLGDLINEGNLGLIKAAQRFDETRGFKFISYAVWWIRQSILQALAEQSRIVRLPLNRVGSLNKISKTFSELEQKYEREPSPEELAEVLDVTTAEVVDTMKISGRHVSMDAPFVQGEENSLLDVLENDSEETPDSGLMNDSLRKEVQRALSTLTQREADVITLYFGLNGEHAMTLEEIGEKFNLTRERVRQIKEKAIRRLRHTSRSKALKPYLG
- the trxB gene encoding thioredoxin-disulfide reductase, whose product is MSEKVKVLIIGSGPAGYTAAIYAARAGLNPVLYTGGQPGGQLTTTNDVENFPGYPDGINGPQMMVDLQKQAERFGTKINYGLVTSVDFSGYPHTVTIDDKDVVEAETVIIATGATAKYLGIPSEEKFANRGVSACAVCDGYFYRGKEVAVVGAGDSAAEESTYLAKLCTKVHLIVRRDEMRASKIMQARVKNTPNIEIHWNTETEEILGDGTGVTGVRVVNNKTGAKKELPIQGFFLAIGHKPNTDIFKDYIEMDETGYIKVQPGSTRTNVEGVFAVGDAADKIYRQAVTAAGTGCMGALDAEKFLAAREAELVS
- the bshB1 gene encoding bacillithiol biosynthesis deacetylase BshB1, producing MKLDILVLAAHPDDAELCCAGTIARHISLGHKVGIVDFTRGELGTRGTPELREKEAAKASEILKLSVRENLGLADGFFQNDELHQRKVITAIRKYQPAIVLANAIHDRHSDHGRAAALAADACFLAGLAKIETHSHGLQQAPWRPKAVYHYIQSQFIEPDFIVDISDFWEVKMASYLAYKSQMYDPQSTEPETYISKPEFLKLIEARAIEFGHAIGVNYGEGFTLRRYPGVRNLFDLI